A stretch of Drosophila gunungcola strain Sukarami chromosome 3L unlocalized genomic scaffold, Dgunungcola_SK_2 000002F, whole genome shotgun sequence DNA encodes these proteins:
- the LOC128257633 gene encoding zinc finger protein 205 yields the protein MLDISQMCRVCRDESDCLVDLFAASCASSSWDQEQQPHLATMLAECSGCSVARTDGMPQFVCVECAEATRNAFRLRRQCQKSRNYFDQLRVMIQELDSIEAGLKVEEENAKQKSSMAEAPEPQPLEPLFVELVELKYKLGTFREKPSAKGAPPPSTPPDSSSLMQPVNKRARSCSGTESWSPGSDQNHDEDEPWRASRKRKGKKVRRAFQCRQCDQSFAHNTHLSIHMRTHTGERPFKCPLCPRSFAQKGNLGAHTRCHTGERPFMCPFPGCRSRFRQIGQLNVHSRVHTGEKPYKCNICRSCFIQKVNLQKHMIVHTGVKYEPSNQKIKQNLV from the coding sequence ATGCTGGACATCTCGCAAATGTGCCGTGTTTGCAGGGACGAGTCCGACTGCCTGGTGGACCTGTTCGCCGCGTCCTGTGCCTCCTCCAGCTGGgaccaagagcagcagccGCATTTGGCCACCATGTTGGCCGAGTGCAGCGGATGCAGCGTGGCCAGGACGGACGGAATGCCGCAGTTCGTCTGTGTGGAGTGCGCGGAGGCCACGAGGAACGCCTTCCGGCTGAGACGCCAGTGCCAAAAGAGTCGTAACTACTTTGATCAGCTGCGTGTTATGATCCAGGAGCTGGACAGCATCGAAGCGGGCCTAAAAGTGGAGGAGGAGAATGCCAAGCAGAAGTCGAGTATGGCAGAGGCACCCGAGCCCCAACCACTGGAACCACTCTTCGTGGAACTCGTTGAGCTGAAGTACAAGTTGGGGACATTCCGGGAGAAACCCAGTGCCAAGGGCGCTCCACCACCATCGACTCCTCCGGACAGCTCTTCACTGATGCAGCCAGTCAACAAGAGGGCAAGATCCTGCTCGGGTACCGAATCCTGGAGTCCAGGCAGTGACCAAAACCATGACGAGGATGAACCCTGGAGAGCCTCGAGAAAGAGGAAGGGAAAGAAGGTTCGGAGAGCCTTCCAGTGCCGACAATGCGATCAATCCTTTGCCCATAACACGCACCTGAGCATCCACATGCGCACTCACACCGGTGAACGGCCCTTCAAGTGCCCCCTATGTCCACGATCCTTCGCCCAAAAGGGTAACCTGGGGGCCCACACGCGCTGCCACACCGGCGAACGACCCTTCATGTGTCCTTTTCCAGGCTGCAGATCCCGTTTCCGGCAAATTGGCCAGCTGAACGTCCATTCCCGGGTTCACACCGGCGAAAAACCTTACAAGTGCAACATTTGCCGGAGTTGTTTCATACAAAAGGTTAACCTGCAGAAGCATATGATCGTGCATACCGGAGTAAAGTACGAGCCCagcaaccaaaaaattaaacaaaatttagtttaa
- the LOC128257634 gene encoding uncharacterized protein LOC128257634 — protein MAMEDLMKMCRVCMGEAEDLVDINDNKSMGDGLSADLKLAKEPEPTPADLLKKCCPFPISSDDGFPMKVCEPCLKKMRVAHQFRRRYAKNIAYLERVKEEQKDQETLDMLETEDWGLVDRIKSEAEEEEDEYENLEPKKKKPKLQAEKPRPFKCPDCPKSFTGKAQLTMHSRTHTKGSRKTSTRPKRRSIK, from the coding sequence ATGGCTATGGAGGATCTGATGAAGATGTGCCGCGTGTGCATGGGCGAGGCGGAGGATCTGGTGGACATCAACGACAACAAGAGTATGGGGGACGGCTTGTCCGCCGATCTAAAGCTGGCCAAGGAGCCAGAACCCACGCCTGCAGATCTGCTGAAGAAGTGCTGCCCGTTTCCGATTTCCTCGGACGACGGCTTCCCCATGAAGGTCTGCGAACCGTGCCTAAAGAAAATGCGGGTGGCTCATCAATTTAGGAGGCGCTACGCGAAGAACATCGCCTACCTGGAACGCGTAAAGGAGGAGCAAAAGGACCAGGAGACATTGGATATGCTGGAGACCGAGGACTGGGGTCTGGTGGATCGCATCAAGAGCGAagccgaggaggaggaggacgagtaCGAGAACCTGGagccaaagaagaagaagcccAAGCTGCAGGCCGAGAAACCACGACCCTTCAAGTGCCCCGACTGCCCCAAAAGTTTCACCGGCAAGGCCCAGTTGACCATGCACAGTCGCACCCACACCAAAGGATCCCGGAAGACGTCCACTCGCCCCAAACGACGGTCCATCAAATAG
- the LOC128257861 gene encoding GATOR complex protein NPRL3 — protein sequence METNVNPLAVILVYFDSKGDRLLYRYPYQTLGQTEASDEQRKSRKRNPYAVAHVDDLLQTPTHLGASKGQGQLQGFADEVLSALFAVKPQLCNQKFELKLNDVRFVSHPTLIPHKEQRSGAMAKQQMLINIVFALHAQASYSIVKCYHELSKRLGLALKFEEQRSGYLTEQTAHMARTHDEQQQQPLERTLELIAERCSLAQALRSIFHDLCTTGLLSTSLNHNLTLCFCLPAKAHQLHKKGSMVDPETIDRCLRALKPYHGMLLLVDFAELLDCVPPTGARMLWQLVDAYDPLISLQSMASKADLSIEHVYKLVSHLVYWAKATIIYPLCETNVYVIAPDAPLHTKSHLVEKFSARFAGMSLFEVISDFSLPTSIGHLTTPLQQPARQGILAQMVIWMLQHHLLMQLHTYVQFMPSEDEFGDSASCSNHLRDAVSDEEGDQEQDADEMHGGSMLSMSSQPLPVPAVSVGGHRRDNSEDHSSLASDNIAVQPSSSHKSNFSITASMSTDNCDSLDSMEDEQKLKELLQVFSDADRAAIRRIPASANVDDLSLLVKLYQMGYFKSEHHLEEIMYFENLRRSQLLQLLDKFRDVLIIYETEDPAIASMYNTK from the exons ATGGAGACGAATGTGAACCCCTTGGCCGTAATCCTCGTTTACTTCGACAGCAAGGGAGATCGTCTATTGTACAGGTATCCATACCAAACACTTGGCCAAACGGAGGCCAGCGACGAGCAGCGAAAGTCAAG GAAGCGCAATCCATATGCAGTGGCCCATGTGGACGACCTGCTGCAGACGCCCACGCACTTGGGGGCTTCCAAGGGACAAGGCCAGTTGCAGGGATTCGCCGACGAAGTGCTATCCGCCCTGTTTGCCGTGAAACCACAGCTCTGCAATCAGAAGTTTGAGCTCAAACTGAACGATGTGCGCTTTGTGAGCCATCCCACATTGATTCCCCACAAGGAGCAAAGGAGCGGGGCGATGGCCAAGCAGCAGATGCTGATCAACATTGTGTTTGCGCTTCACGCCCAGGCCAGCTACTCGATTGTGAAGTGCTACCACGAACTGAGCAAGCGTCTGGGGCTGGCCCTGAAGTTCGAGGAGCAGCGCAGTGGCTATCTCACCGAGCAGACGGCCCACATGGCCCGCACCCACgacgagcagcagcaacagccgcTGGAACGCACGCTGGAGCTGATTGCCGAACGCTGTAGCTTGGCGCAAGCCCTGCGCTCCATCTTCCACGACCTGTGCACCACCGGCCTGCTGAGCACCTCGCTGAATCACAACCTAACGCTCTGCTTTTGTCTGCCGGCCAAGGCGCACCAGTTGCACAAGAAGGGCAGCATGGTGGATCCGGAGACCATAGATCGGTGTCTCCGTGCCCTGAAGCCCTATCACGGCATGCTGCTGCTCGTGGACTTTGCCGAGTTGCTGGACTGCGTCCCGCCGACCGGGGCTCGCATGCTGTGGCAACTCGTGGACGCCTACGACCCGCTGATCAGTCTCCAAAGCATGGCCTCCAAGGCGGACTTGAGCATCGAGCATGTGTACAAGCTGGTCTCGCATTTGGTCTACTGGGCCAAGGCCACCATTATATATCCGCTGTGTGAAACGAACGTCTATGTGATCGCGCCAGATGCACCACTGCACACGAAGTCCCACCTGGTGGAGAAGTTCTCCGCTCGCTTTGCGGGTATGTCGCTGTTCGAGGTGATCTCGGATTTCTCGCTGCCCACGTCTATTGGCCACTTGACCACACCCCTGCAGCAGCCGGCACGTCAGGGTATCCTCGCACAGATGGTCATCTGGATGCTGCAACACCATCTGCTAATGCAACTCCACACATATGTGCAGTTCATGCCCAGCGAGGATGAGTTCGGGGACTCTGCGTCCTGCAGTAATCACCTGAGGGATGCTGTCAGCGACGAGGAGGGAGATCAGGAGCAGGATGCGGATGAAATGCATGGGGGCTCCATGCTGAGCATGTCCAGTCAACCGTTGCCCGTGCCAGCGGTCTCTGTCGGTGGCCATCGACGCGACAACTCCGAGGATCACTCGTCACTGGCCTCCGACAACATCGCCGTGCAGCCGTCCTCCAGCCACAAGTCCAACTTCAGCATCACCGCCTCGATGAGCACTGACAACTGCGACAGCCTCGATTCCATGGAGGACGAACAGAAGTTGAAGGAGCTGCTTCAGGTGTTCAGCGACGCGGATCGTGCAGCCATCCGGCGCATTCCCGCCTCCGCCAATGTCGACGATCTATCGCTGCTGGTGAAGCTCTACCAGATGGGCTACTTCAAGAGCGAGCACCACCTGGAGGAGATCATGTATTTCGAGAACCTGCGCCGCTCGCAGCTACTGCAATTGCTGGACAAGTTCAGGGATGTCCTCATCATCTACGAGACCGAGGATCCGGCGATCGCCTCCATGTACAATACCAAGTAG